The following coding sequences lie in one Mercenaria mercenaria strain notata chromosome 5, MADL_Memer_1, whole genome shotgun sequence genomic window:
- the LOC128557004 gene encoding glycine receptor subunit alphaZ1-like isoform X3 has product MDYSVGMFLRQTWNDSRLAYRKIPKLRSLELDSRLMDNIWVPDLFIANEKDAQFHLVTVPNKLMHIYPEGRVQYSVRISATLQCNMDLRKYPLDSQICYVMMESYGYSTEVLQFRWNPSPVSRDSRLQLAQFELGGMRTYQCDKQYVSLNYTCITLDFELKRSFGYYITQIYIPSILIICLSWVSFWLDMDAVPARISLGLLTVLTMTTQSAGARSSLPKVSYVKAIDIWMATCLLFVFAALIEFAYVNVHSRVEKRRRQSCVGSQKLNNGNDPDNEGEYEKRHQSRFRMFMPSREKARTCDRISRIAFPSVFFVFNIIYWCIYAIWTPENTTFS; this is encoded by the exons ATG GACTATTCAGTTGGAATGTTTTTGCGACAAACATGGAACGACAGCAGACTCGCGTATCGGAAAATTCCCAAGCTCAGGTCCTTGGAACTTGATTCACGCCTAATGGACAACATCTGGGTTCCTGATTTATTCATTGCCAATGAAAAAGATGCTCAATTTCATTTAGTTACAGTGCCGAATAAGCTTATGCATATTTATCCAGAAGGACGGGTCCAATACAGTGTAAG AATATCTGCGACACTACAGTGTAATATGGATCTGAGGAAATATCCACTGGATTCACAGATATGTTATGTCATGATGGAAAGCT ACGGTTACAGTACAGAGGTTCTTCAGTTCCGCTGGAATCCTAGCCCAGTATCCAGAGACTCCAGGCTGCAGTTAGCCCAATTTGAGCTGGGCGGCATGCGAACGTATCAATGTGATAAACAATACGTATCAT TAAATTACACCTGCATCACCTTGGATTTTGAGCTGAAAAGAAGTTTTGGCTACTATATAACACAGATATACATTCCGAGTATACTTATTATTTGCCTCTCATGGGTCTCGTTCTGGCTAGACATGGACGCTGTACCGGCCAGAATATCTCTGGGATTATTGACTGTACTTACCATGACCACACAAAGTGCGGGCGCGAGATCATCACTTCCTAAAGTGTCATATGTTAAAG caATCGACATCTGGATGGCAACATGTTTGCTGTTTGTATTCGCCGCCTTGATAGAATTTGCATATGTAAATGTGCATTCACGTGTGGAGAAACGTAGACGTCAGAGCTGCGTTGGGTCTCAAAAACTAAATAATGGAAACGATCCTGATAACGAG ggTGAATACGAAAAGAGACACCAGTCAAGATTCCGAATGTTTATGCCAAGCAGAGAAAAAGCCAGGACATGTGATCGAATATCAAGAATTGCTTTTCCTagtgttttctttgttttcaatataatCTACTGGTGTATTTATGCAATATGGACACCTGAAAATAccacattttcttga
- the LOC128557004 gene encoding glycine receptor subunit alphaZ1-like isoform X1, with the protein MTKLDVLFIHALFVLVQYECICDELPVKAASPVAAGARSQYHTISKSYRQRTLDELLNNYDPRIPPNYEDDFPVTVLVQLHITNIDSISESSMDYSVGMFLRQTWNDSRLAYRKIPKLRSLELDSRLMDNIWVPDLFIANEKDAQFHLVTVPNKLMHIYPEGRVQYSVRISATLQCNMDLRKYPLDSQICYVMMESYGYSTEVLQFRWNPSPVSRDSRLQLAQFELGGMRTYQCDKQYVSLNYTCITLDFELKRSFGYYITQIYIPSILIICLSWVSFWLDMDAVPARISLGLLTVLTMTTQSAGARSSLPKVSYVKAIDIWMATCLLFVFAALIEFAYVNVHSRVEKRRRQSCVGSQKLNNGNDPDNEGEYEKRHQSRFRMFMPSREKARTCDRISRIAFPSVFFVFNIIYWCIYAIWTPENTTFS; encoded by the exons ATGACGAAGTTAGACGTATTGTTCATCCACGCGCTTTTCGTCCTCGTACAATATGAGTGTATATGTGATGAACTTCCTGTAAAAGCAGCATCACCAGTTGCAGCCGGTGCCAGGTCTCAATACCACACTATTTCTAAATCTTACAG ACAAAGAACGCTTGATGAATTACTAAACAACTACGACCCAAGGATACCTCCAAACTACGAAGACG attttccAGTGACAGTTCTGGTGCAGCTTCATATTACAAATATAGACAGTATAAGTGAATCGAGTATG GACTATTCAGTTGGAATGTTTTTGCGACAAACATGGAACGACAGCAGACTCGCGTATCGGAAAATTCCCAAGCTCAGGTCCTTGGAACTTGATTCACGCCTAATGGACAACATCTGGGTTCCTGATTTATTCATTGCCAATGAAAAAGATGCTCAATTTCATTTAGTTACAGTGCCGAATAAGCTTATGCATATTTATCCAGAAGGACGGGTCCAATACAGTGTAAG AATATCTGCGACACTACAGTGTAATATGGATCTGAGGAAATATCCACTGGATTCACAGATATGTTATGTCATGATGGAAAGCT ACGGTTACAGTACAGAGGTTCTTCAGTTCCGCTGGAATCCTAGCCCAGTATCCAGAGACTCCAGGCTGCAGTTAGCCCAATTTGAGCTGGGCGGCATGCGAACGTATCAATGTGATAAACAATACGTATCAT TAAATTACACCTGCATCACCTTGGATTTTGAGCTGAAAAGAAGTTTTGGCTACTATATAACACAGATATACATTCCGAGTATACTTATTATTTGCCTCTCATGGGTCTCGTTCTGGCTAGACATGGACGCTGTACCGGCCAGAATATCTCTGGGATTATTGACTGTACTTACCATGACCACACAAAGTGCGGGCGCGAGATCATCACTTCCTAAAGTGTCATATGTTAAAG caATCGACATCTGGATGGCAACATGTTTGCTGTTTGTATTCGCCGCCTTGATAGAATTTGCATATGTAAATGTGCATTCACGTGTGGAGAAACGTAGACGTCAGAGCTGCGTTGGGTCTCAAAAACTAAATAATGGAAACGATCCTGATAACGAG ggTGAATACGAAAAGAGACACCAGTCAAGATTCCGAATGTTTATGCCAAGCAGAGAAAAAGCCAGGACATGTGATCGAATATCAAGAATTGCTTTTCCTagtgttttctttgttttcaatataatCTACTGGTGTATTTATGCAATATGGACACCTGAAAATAccacattttcttga
- the LOC128557004 gene encoding glycine receptor subunit alphaZ1-like isoform X2: MTKLDVLFIHALFVLVQYECICDELPVKAASPVAAGARQRTLDELLNNYDPRIPPNYEDDFPVTVLVQLHITNIDSISESSMDYSVGMFLRQTWNDSRLAYRKIPKLRSLELDSRLMDNIWVPDLFIANEKDAQFHLVTVPNKLMHIYPEGRVQYSVRISATLQCNMDLRKYPLDSQICYVMMESYGYSTEVLQFRWNPSPVSRDSRLQLAQFELGGMRTYQCDKQYVSLNYTCITLDFELKRSFGYYITQIYIPSILIICLSWVSFWLDMDAVPARISLGLLTVLTMTTQSAGARSSLPKVSYVKAIDIWMATCLLFVFAALIEFAYVNVHSRVEKRRRQSCVGSQKLNNGNDPDNEGEYEKRHQSRFRMFMPSREKARTCDRISRIAFPSVFFVFNIIYWCIYAIWTPENTTFS; encoded by the exons ATGACGAAGTTAGACGTATTGTTCATCCACGCGCTTTTCGTCCTCGTACAATATGAGTGTATATGTGATGAACTTCCTGTAAAAGCAGCATCACCAGTTGCAGCCGGTGCCAG ACAAAGAACGCTTGATGAATTACTAAACAACTACGACCCAAGGATACCTCCAAACTACGAAGACG attttccAGTGACAGTTCTGGTGCAGCTTCATATTACAAATATAGACAGTATAAGTGAATCGAGTATG GACTATTCAGTTGGAATGTTTTTGCGACAAACATGGAACGACAGCAGACTCGCGTATCGGAAAATTCCCAAGCTCAGGTCCTTGGAACTTGATTCACGCCTAATGGACAACATCTGGGTTCCTGATTTATTCATTGCCAATGAAAAAGATGCTCAATTTCATTTAGTTACAGTGCCGAATAAGCTTATGCATATTTATCCAGAAGGACGGGTCCAATACAGTGTAAG AATATCTGCGACACTACAGTGTAATATGGATCTGAGGAAATATCCACTGGATTCACAGATATGTTATGTCATGATGGAAAGCT ACGGTTACAGTACAGAGGTTCTTCAGTTCCGCTGGAATCCTAGCCCAGTATCCAGAGACTCCAGGCTGCAGTTAGCCCAATTTGAGCTGGGCGGCATGCGAACGTATCAATGTGATAAACAATACGTATCAT TAAATTACACCTGCATCACCTTGGATTTTGAGCTGAAAAGAAGTTTTGGCTACTATATAACACAGATATACATTCCGAGTATACTTATTATTTGCCTCTCATGGGTCTCGTTCTGGCTAGACATGGACGCTGTACCGGCCAGAATATCTCTGGGATTATTGACTGTACTTACCATGACCACACAAAGTGCGGGCGCGAGATCATCACTTCCTAAAGTGTCATATGTTAAAG caATCGACATCTGGATGGCAACATGTTTGCTGTTTGTATTCGCCGCCTTGATAGAATTTGCATATGTAAATGTGCATTCACGTGTGGAGAAACGTAGACGTCAGAGCTGCGTTGGGTCTCAAAAACTAAATAATGGAAACGATCCTGATAACGAG ggTGAATACGAAAAGAGACACCAGTCAAGATTCCGAATGTTTATGCCAAGCAGAGAAAAAGCCAGGACATGTGATCGAATATCAAGAATTGCTTTTCCTagtgttttctttgttttcaatataatCTACTGGTGTATTTATGCAATATGGACACCTGAAAATAccacattttcttga